A single Corynebacterium stationis DNA region contains:
- a CDS encoding esterase/lipase family protein, giving the protein MGGCLLPAQDSLAELRAVISEHLKSFLTPISSEEESAPRPLAPIENAISGLREWRNDPRRVGVSDTAPAVSLRDEVATEIAARLHSNPSQQASFDTTGEEHNTTTTRAEVTTSNEGMEQAGSGSTVSSLPLGARLKPRGIFEDDWTATLSTQRPWPVILLHGTCDSKGIWQLLGADLREDGWAVFAPDYGTRATGLIPNSAAQVGAYIQAVMHTTGAEKVIIMGHSQGGLVARYWMRLLGGAKYVKHLVCIGTPNHGTTQGGILSPLVTSRRADGVMQSVIDAYFGPAGAQQIVGSDILDKVNRDGDLEEGVTYTNIVTRSDAVVVPPESCFLAPDKVKDGTVRNIYVQDFDRRAVVLHHDLPVDKRVRVIARTILRQIGPM; this is encoded by the coding sequence ATGGGAGGCTGCCTTTTGCCCGCTCAAGATTCATTAGCCGAATTACGCGCTGTCATTTCCGAGCACCTGAAAAGTTTCCTCACGCCTATTAGCAGTGAGGAAGAAAGTGCACCAAGACCATTAGCGCCCATTGAAAATGCCATATCGGGGCTTCGTGAATGGCGCAATGACCCGCGGCGGGTCGGCGTATCGGATACCGCACCCGCGGTGTCTTTACGCGACGAAGTCGCCACGGAGATTGCCGCGCGGCTGCACTCTAATCCCTCACAGCAGGCAAGCTTTGACACCACCGGCGAGGAGCACAACACAACCACCACTCGTGCGGAAGTTACCACCAGTAATGAAGGAATGGAGCAGGCTGGCTCTGGCAGCACGGTATCGTCGCTACCACTGGGCGCACGGCTAAAACCCCGCGGCATCTTCGAAGATGATTGGACAGCAACTTTATCCACGCAGCGTCCCTGGCCCGTAATCTTGCTGCACGGCACCTGTGATTCCAAGGGTATCTGGCAGCTTTTAGGAGCTGACCTCCGCGAGGACGGCTGGGCCGTATTCGCACCCGATTATGGCACACGCGCCACAGGCCTGATTCCGAATTCAGCGGCGCAGGTTGGCGCCTATATTCAAGCGGTTATGCATACCACCGGGGCTGAAAAAGTCATCATCATGGGCCATTCCCAAGGCGGGCTGGTCGCGCGCTATTGGATGCGCCTGTTGGGTGGGGCGAAGTACGTCAAGCACCTGGTGTGCATCGGCACGCCGAATCACGGCACCACCCAAGGTGGAATCCTTTCCCCGCTGGTGACAAGCCGCCGGGCCGATGGCGTCATGCAATCGGTCATCGATGCCTACTTTGGTCCAGCTGGCGCGCAACAAATCGTCGGCAGCGACATCCTTGATAAAGTCAACCGGGATGGTGACTTAGAAGAGGGTGTTACCTACACCAACATCGTCACCCGCTCGGATGCCGTGGTGGTGCCACCAGAATCATGTTTCCTGGCACCAGACAAGGTTAAAGACGGCACGGTGCGCAATATCTACGTCCAAGACTTCGACCGCCGCGCAGTCGTCCTACACCACGATTTGCCGGTGGATAAACGCGTACGCGTCATCGCCCGGA
- a CDS encoding tellurite resistance/C4-dicarboxylate transporter family protein, giving the protein MFSDSLERLSPGYFALVMATGIVSVGLYLVGFEALSTALLWIAAVSYVVLWVLYVWRAISHRQAMLHDLRGPELAFAYFTVVAGSGVLAVRHLHSGHYRLAVPLVIFAAILWFIFGYLLPWQVFMTRDGKPILSRTNGTWFIWAVASQSVALGLANAQPFLPGDERWLGLLTVLSWSVGVALYGCMAILVLLRIIHYGISAKEFEPPYWVAMGALAIAVVAGTNVVNIESSPMVDATRALIESTIAVFWSFCLWLIPVLIGAGVWRHFVHKIPLKYTPTLWSMVFPIGMFSVASITLGRVDNLPVVEAFGEVALWIAVAVWGVVFIAMLRHILLGFLKSRN; this is encoded by the coding sequence GTGTTTTCTGATTCTTTAGAGCGGTTATCACCTGGTTATTTCGCGCTAGTCATGGCAACAGGAATAGTTTCCGTCGGCCTGTATTTAGTAGGTTTTGAGGCGCTTTCGACCGCGCTGCTGTGGATCGCCGCGGTGTCTTATGTGGTGTTGTGGGTGTTATATGTGTGGCGGGCAATTTCGCATCGACAAGCAATGCTGCACGACCTGCGCGGCCCGGAACTGGCTTTTGCTTATTTCACCGTTGTGGCTGGCTCCGGCGTTTTAGCCGTGCGCCATTTGCATTCTGGTCATTATCGGCTGGCCGTTCCGCTGGTAATTTTTGCTGCTATCTTGTGGTTTATTTTTGGGTACCTTTTGCCTTGGCAGGTCTTTATGACCCGCGACGGCAAACCGATTCTGTCGCGTACCAACGGCACCTGGTTTATTTGGGCCGTGGCGAGTCAATCTGTGGCACTCGGGCTCGCGAATGCACAGCCCTTTTTGCCTGGCGATGAAAGATGGCTGGGCCTTCTGACCGTCCTATCCTGGTCGGTGGGAGTAGCACTGTATGGTTGCATGGCGATTTTGGTGCTGCTGCGGATTATTCACTACGGAATTAGCGCCAAAGAATTTGAACCACCCTATTGGGTAGCCATGGGTGCGCTGGCCATCGCGGTAGTCGCGGGAACCAATGTGGTCAATATTGAATCCAGCCCGATGGTCGATGCCACGCGCGCGCTCATCGAAAGCACCATCGCCGTGTTCTGGAGCTTCTGTCTGTGGCTGATTCCCGTGCTCATCGGCGCCGGCGTGTGGCGGCATTTCGTGCACAAGATTCCTCTCAAGTACACCCCGACCCTGTGGTCTATGGTCTTTCCCATCGGCATGTTCTCCGTCGCTTCGATTACCTTAGGCCGCGTGGATAACCTGCCGGTGGTCGAAGCCTTCGGAGAAGTTGCACTATGGATTGCGGTTGCCGTGTGGGGAGTTGTTTTCATCGCCATGCTGCGCCATATCCTGCTGGGATTCTTGAAGAGCAGAAATTAA
- a CDS encoding SLC13 family permease codes for MTASTRSIRTNVTEVLLSGGTYRSLEQQRLSPAEEKFETIRRVSGFILAPLGFLFMLWVPNDMEPTQQKVAAVLIGVILLWLCESLPIPVTALLGVGSMVLIGTAPAAEVLAPFGSTTIFTFIGAFILAQAMLKHGVAQRLAYFVLGLPGVGNSTVRIILAFGGITCVLSAFVSNTATVAMLLPTALGILTVIAQLMQDKGIVKEDFDPLRLRVGAALMLMLAYGASIGGLLTPVGAPPNLIGRGLIEEATGVRISFGQWVMTALPICICMMLALSVILFLVNRPETRRIEGVAEFVAKHKERQGKMSRAEINTVIAFSITVFLWIFPAILGMFIGTDSAIYELVDERLNEGIVAVMGAVLLFILPVESKKLQYTLDWSDAAKIDWGTIILFGCGMIFGAMLGSSGLAETIGSGLNNMLGVSSALVITAMAVLLAILISETTSNTAAAAVTVPIVVPLAMAAGVDPVIPAMAATFGASFGFMLPISTPQNAIVYGSGCVSIARMIRTGISFDIIGGALIIFFLPTVATLVGIG; via the coding sequence ATGACCGCCAGCACGCGGTCAATCCGCACGAATGTGACGGAAGTTCTGCTCAGCGGAGGAACTTACCGCAGCCTAGAGCAGCAACGATTATCGCCTGCGGAAGAAAAGTTTGAAACTATTCGACGGGTCTCAGGATTTATTCTCGCCCCACTGGGTTTTCTGTTCATGCTGTGGGTTCCCAATGACATGGAACCCACCCAGCAGAAAGTCGCTGCGGTTTTGATCGGCGTCATTTTGTTGTGGTTGTGTGAGTCCCTGCCCATTCCAGTGACGGCTTTGTTAGGCGTTGGGTCGATGGTGCTTATCGGCACTGCCCCGGCAGCAGAGGTGCTCGCACCGTTCGGCTCCACCACGATTTTCACCTTCATCGGTGCATTCATCCTGGCTCAGGCGATGCTCAAGCACGGTGTTGCGCAAAGACTCGCCTACTTCGTGCTGGGCCTGCCTGGCGTGGGCAATTCCACCGTGCGCATCATCTTGGCCTTTGGCGGTATTACCTGTGTGCTGTCGGCATTTGTCTCCAACACCGCCACAGTTGCCATGTTGCTGCCTACCGCACTGGGCATTCTGACTGTCATTGCGCAGCTCATGCAGGATAAGGGCATTGTTAAAGAAGACTTCGATCCGTTGCGTCTGCGCGTGGGTGCCGCGTTGATGTTGATGCTCGCCTATGGCGCATCGATTGGCGGCTTGCTCACCCCCGTGGGCGCGCCACCCAACCTGATTGGCCGGGGGCTGATTGAAGAGGCCACCGGCGTACGCATTTCCTTTGGCCAGTGGGTCATGACCGCGCTTCCTATCTGCATTTGCATGATGCTGGCCTTAAGCGTCATTTTGTTCCTGGTCAACCGCCCAGAGACCCGCCGCATTGAAGGCGTGGCCGAATTCGTCGCTAAGCATAAAGAGCGGCAGGGCAAGATGTCCCGTGCGGAAATCAACACGGTCATTGCTTTCTCCATCACCGTGTTCTTGTGGATTTTTCCCGCGATTTTGGGCATGTTCATTGGTACCGATTCCGCTATTTATGAGCTTGTCGATGAACGCCTGAACGAAGGAATCGTTGCCGTCATGGGCGCAGTACTGCTGTTTATCCTGCCTGTTGAATCCAAGAAGTTGCAGTACACCTTGGATTGGTCAGATGCTGCCAAGATTGACTGGGGCACCATCATCTTGTTCGGCTGCGGCATGATCTTCGGTGCCATGCTGGGCAGCTCCGGTCTGGCGGAAACCATCGGTTCTGGCCTCAACAACATGTTGGGCGTATCTAGCGCACTTGTCATTACCGCGATGGCGGTGCTGCTGGCCATCCTCATCTCGGAGACCACCAGTAATACTGCTGCAGCGGCTGTGACCGTGCCGATTGTGGTTCCACTCGCCATGGCCGCAGGAGTAGACCCCGTCATCCCGGCGATGGCCGCTACCTTCGGCGCATCCTTTGGTTTCATGCTTCCGATTTCCACGCCACAAAATGCCATTGTTTATGGCTCCGGCTGTGTTTCCATCGCGCGCATGATTCGCACCGGCATCAGCTTCGACATCATCGGCGGCGCGCTGATCATCTTCTTCCTTCCAACCGTTGCAACCTTGGTGGGTATTGGCTAG
- a CDS encoding LysR family transcriptional regulator, translated as MDIRQLTYFLGIIDYGGFGKAAEALHVAQPSLSQSIRVLERRLGVELFHRTGRGAELTSAGERLVLPARQVLRDLDAARRAVSSVRDLESGTVNVIAMPSPGVEPLTGLIKAFHARYPGMMVNVEGSFTPAETVEAIRSGTAEIGLLGSSGQPHTADLDVCQLESQPLVLISPPGTEADSDTIERQHLDGLRFVISQRGSLMRQLIDSALVHDSSTSVIAEMAHRTSLLPLVCAGVGHTVMPDSWRDIAASSGCVVRRIVPEVHLDIFVVSRKGELSPGAEALMSLIHSRALGLDFST; from the coding sequence GTGGACATTCGGCAATTGACGTACTTTCTCGGAATTATTGATTATGGGGGATTTGGCAAAGCGGCAGAAGCTTTGCACGTTGCTCAGCCGTCGCTATCGCAATCCATTCGCGTCCTCGAGCGCCGCTTGGGAGTAGAGCTGTTTCATCGCACCGGCCGCGGTGCTGAATTAACCAGCGCGGGCGAAAGGTTAGTTCTGCCCGCACGCCAGGTGCTGCGCGACTTAGATGCCGCACGTCGCGCAGTATCTTCGGTGCGTGATCTGGAATCCGGCACGGTCAATGTCATTGCTATGCCCAGTCCCGGCGTCGAGCCTCTGACCGGGCTGATAAAGGCATTCCACGCGCGCTATCCCGGCATGATGGTCAACGTCGAAGGTTCTTTTACTCCCGCAGAGACCGTCGAAGCCATCCGTTCCGGCACTGCAGAAATTGGCCTGCTTGGCTCCTCGGGCCAGCCGCATACTGCGGATTTAGATGTGTGCCAGTTGGAATCGCAGCCTTTAGTGTTGATTTCTCCACCAGGTACGGAAGCTGATTCGGACACCATTGAGCGCCAGCACCTTGATGGATTGCGGTTTGTTATTTCCCAGCGCGGATCACTGATGCGGCAATTGATTGATAGTGCGTTGGTGCATGATTCATCGACAAGCGTCATTGCGGAAATGGCACACCGAACCTCCCTGCTGCCCTTGGTGTGTGCAGGCGTCGGGCACACAGTCATGCCGGATTCGTGGCGCGATATTGCTGCCAGCAGTGGGTGCGTGGTGCGCCGAATCGTTCCCGAAGTGCACCTGGATATCTTCGTAGTCAGCCGTAAAGGCGAGCTCAGTCCCGGCGCTGAGGCATTGATGTCTTTGATTCACAGCCGAGCGTTGGGGCTTGATTTCAGCACATAG
- a CDS encoding tartrate dehydrogenase, translating into MSSQTFEIASIPADGVGHEVVEAGRDVLDALAKNSGGAFSFDWKDFDWGSEYYARTGRMMPEDGLDQLKDLDAIFFGAVGWPTVPDHVSLWGLRIAICQGFDQWANIRPVNFLPNVESPIVDAHERNLDWIVVRENSEGEYSGFGGRNFSGRDGLGEVATQAAVFTEVGCERIFRYSFELARTRDRKKLSKVTKSNAQQYGMVLWDDVFDRVAQDYPDVETESVLVDAMAAKFVLNPEDLDVVVASNLHADILSDLGSAMAGSLGLAASANLNPERRFPSMFEPVHGSAPDIAGQGIANPVGQIGSAALMLDHFGLDVEAKRVRSAIEKTCADGIRSREVGGNSSTKDITAAIIDNLA; encoded by the coding sequence ATGAGTTCGCAAACATTTGAAATCGCATCCATCCCCGCCGATGGCGTCGGCCACGAAGTTGTCGAAGCAGGACGCGACGTCCTTGATGCCCTGGCAAAGAATTCCGGTGGCGCCTTCTCATTCGACTGGAAGGATTTCGACTGGGGCAGCGAATACTACGCCCGCACCGGCCGCATGATGCCGGAAGATGGCCTGGACCAGCTCAAAGACCTCGATGCCATCTTCTTCGGCGCTGTGGGCTGGCCAACCGTGCCTGACCACGTGAGCTTGTGGGGCCTGCGCATTGCTATCTGCCAAGGCTTTGACCAGTGGGCCAATATCCGCCCAGTCAACTTCCTGCCAAATGTGGAATCACCAATTGTCGATGCGCATGAGCGCAACCTCGACTGGATCGTCGTTCGTGAAAATTCTGAAGGCGAATACTCTGGTTTCGGCGGACGTAATTTCTCCGGCCGCGACGGCCTGGGCGAAGTAGCCACCCAGGCAGCAGTGTTTACCGAGGTCGGCTGTGAGCGAATCTTCCGCTACTCCTTTGAACTCGCGCGTACTCGCGACCGCAAGAAGTTGTCGAAGGTTACCAAGTCCAATGCGCAGCAGTACGGCATGGTGCTGTGGGATGACGTCTTTGATCGGGTGGCCCAGGACTACCCAGATGTAGAAACCGAATCAGTGCTTGTCGATGCCATGGCCGCCAAGTTCGTCCTCAATCCCGAAGACCTTGACGTGGTGGTTGCATCGAACCTGCATGCCGATATTCTTTCCGACCTGGGCTCCGCCATGGCAGGTTCTTTGGGTCTGGCCGCAAGTGCGAACCTCAACCCAGAGCGCCGTTTCCCATCGATGTTCGAGCCAGTCCATGGCTCCGCGCCAGATATCGCTGGCCAGGGCATCGCGAACCCAGTTGGTCAGATTGGTTCCGCAGCGTTGATGCTCGATCACTTTGGCCTGGATGTGGAAGCTAAGCGAGTGCGCTCAGCGATTGAAAAGACATGCGCTGACGGTATCCGCAGCCGTGAGGTAGGAGGTAATTCTTCGACCAAGGATATTACGGCCGCCATCATCGACAACCTGGCCTAA
- a CDS encoding glycerate kinase yields the protein MSQVLICCDKFKGSATSAAVSQALATGLEQAGHKVSIAPLADGGDGTLEAFDSLGYQRVSAQVRDSSGDIIIAEYALKDSTAVIEIARACGLHDRQPTSEAAVQASSWGVGDLIASAVDAGARRIIIGLGGSATTDAGFGMAQALGVQFFNSAGAEITQVRDLNLVHSFSLEKLDPRLAEVDFIIASDVRNPLYGTNGAAAIYGPQKGLSDTDVIRVDAAIRHFATVVEKSGEAQSPGAGAAGGLGFMAMALLDAEMRSGVDMILDETGGEKLLDEADLVITGEGRIDTQTLSGKAPTGISERAHARGISVVAVCGQNSLPEASSSTLFEAIYALTDFEQDISECIHNPLPILERIASDIACNHLADDRDKSP from the coding sequence ATGTCTCAGGTCCTCATCTGCTGCGATAAGTTCAAGGGCTCCGCCACATCGGCAGCAGTATCCCAAGCTTTGGCTACAGGCTTGGAGCAGGCGGGGCACAAGGTTTCTATCGCACCGCTTGCCGATGGCGGCGACGGCACCTTAGAAGCCTTCGACTCCTTGGGCTACCAACGGGTCTCTGCACAAGTGCGTGACTCCAGCGGCGACATCATCATCGCAGAATATGCACTCAAAGATTCCACCGCAGTCATCGAAATTGCTCGCGCTTGTGGCTTGCATGATAGACAGCCAACCTCGGAAGCTGCCGTGCAGGCAAGCTCCTGGGGAGTAGGTGATCTGATTGCTTCAGCTGTCGATGCCGGCGCTCGCCGCATCATCATCGGACTCGGCGGAAGTGCGACAACCGATGCTGGTTTCGGCATGGCTCAAGCTTTAGGCGTGCAGTTCTTCAATTCCGCGGGCGCGGAAATAACACAGGTCAGAGACTTAAACCTCGTGCACAGCTTCAGTCTGGAAAAGCTCGACCCGCGCCTTGCTGAGGTAGACTTCATTATCGCATCTGATGTGCGCAATCCCTTGTATGGAACCAATGGCGCTGCCGCTATCTATGGTCCGCAGAAGGGACTAAGCGACACCGACGTTATCCGCGTTGATGCAGCGATCAGGCACTTCGCCACCGTGGTTGAAAAGAGTGGCGAAGCGCAGAGCCCCGGAGCCGGTGCAGCAGGCGGGCTAGGTTTTATGGCGATGGCGCTTCTCGATGCCGAGATGCGCTCCGGCGTCGACATGATCCTCGATGAAACAGGTGGTGAAAAACTCCTCGACGAAGCTGATTTAGTCATCACCGGCGAAGGCCGCATCGATACGCAAACCTTAAGCGGCAAAGCACCAACTGGCATCTCCGAGCGCGCACATGCCCGCGGCATTTCAGTCGTTGCTGTGTGCGGACAGAATTCATTGCCGGAGGCATCGTCAAGCACTCTTTTTGAAGCGATCTACGCTCTCACCGACTTTGAGCAAGATATATCTGAGTGCATCCACAACCCGTTGCCCATCCTCGAGCGCATAGCTTCCGACATAGCTTGTAACCACCTTGCCGACGATCGTGACAAGTCACCCTAG
- a CDS encoding Abi family protein — MVINDHDYASRLLSRVAYYRLSGYWYPQRIITGGVRKDQFLPGTTLESIEAIYLFDKDLRIHVFKGIENSRGCLKGRFRKCDR, encoded by the coding sequence ATGGTTATCAATGACCATGATTATGCTTCGCGTCTGCTCTCAAGGGTTGCCTACTACCGGTTGAGCGGATACTGGTACCCACAAAGAATAATCACAGGTGGAGTTAGGAAAGATCAATTTCTTCCAGGCACTACGCTTGAGTCAATTGAAGCAATATATCTATTTGATAAGGATCTAAGGATCCATGTTTTTAAAGGTATCGAAAATAGTCGAGGTTGCCTTAAGGGCCGCTTTAGGAAATGTGATCGGTAA
- a CDS encoding Abi family protein: protein MFLKVSKIVEVALRAALGNVIGKHGSMAHTDPTIFRTKFSGYDRSRGFYDPKSNKNNDSHQTTIDSLARKTRRARHDFVQHIKDKYGLPLPVWVVTEVIDFSDLSKLYEGLLEEDQWNVVKKFNFEDVLDKNPGGASRKFVITLANWLEVLTFTRNSCAHHSRMWNANFTRQISATKLLPAEVEHLSLTTDAQRARIYPALVVIACIIKRIEPNTSWHRELVTLMNKFAETGRNEGEMGFVDNWRTESVWA, encoded by the coding sequence ATGTTTTTAAAGGTATCGAAAATAGTCGAGGTTGCCTTAAGGGCCGCTTTAGGAAATGTGATCGGTAAGCACGGAAGCATGGCTCATACAGATCCAACGATATTTCGCACTAAATTTTCCGGTTATGATAGGTCACGGGGATTCTACGACCCGAAGTCCAACAAAAATAATGACTCACATCAAACCACTATTGATAGCTTGGCGCGAAAAACTCGCCGCGCTAGACACGATTTCGTTCAGCATATTAAAGATAAATATGGACTTCCATTGCCGGTATGGGTAGTTACTGAAGTGATAGATTTCAGTGATCTTTCTAAATTATACGAAGGGCTTTTGGAAGAAGATCAGTGGAATGTTGTGAAGAAATTTAACTTCGAGGACGTACTCGATAAAAATCCTGGAGGAGCCTCCAGAAAATTTGTAATCACGCTAGCGAATTGGCTTGAGGTGTTAACCTTCACGCGCAATTCTTGTGCTCACCACTCGAGAATGTGGAACGCAAACTTTACGCGTCAGATTTCTGCGACAAAGTTGCTTCCAGCAGAAGTGGAACACTTATCTTTAACTACTGATGCTCAAAGAGCACGAATTTATCCGGCATTAGTTGTGATTGCATGCATCATTAAAAGAATTGAACCTAATACTTCGTGGCATAGGGAACTAGTCACGTTGATGAACAAATTTGCAGAGACAGGACGTAACGAAGGCGAGATGGGTTTTGTGGACAATTGGCGGACCGAGTCCGTTTGGGCGTAG
- the amn gene encoding AMP nucleosidase, translating to MSDLQHAHTVEEAIERLVQLYDSSCELARKSLETGDYDAYRHVVYPKIVVDVREWSPIDRSQPFGYVDEAGRYSATISKPYVIRDYLHEQLTRLTENYPCDIFVGQSDVRIPPEYIRNIGDTSEARRAGDVADAIPRPTLDEVHDAIIDGEWDAFHGEEKPLFHFGPQRFDIACARIEHYTGIEIDTVQKFILFTNYAIHTTEFVRFGLSQLAQEDSRYTSMVLPTGETLHSDDAVNVDCEQLTLTSRFQMPRFDLVTAAGDGITMINIGVGPSNAKTITDCLAVLRPEAWIMIGHCAGLDGRMRIGDLILGNAYQRQDNLLDGYVGSHNPIPAIPEVQRMLEASVDEIYGTNKTLMRTGTVLSTDDRNWEWRTSRQLWEWLKASTAVAVDMESCTIAANGYRYRVPYGTLLSVSDLPLHAVPKLPAQAQAFYSNSKEAHVMCAVRTVEQLADNPQRLHTRKLRRTIGEVPFR from the coding sequence ATGAGCGATTTGCAGCATGCCCACACGGTAGAAGAGGCCATTGAGCGACTAGTTCAGCTGTACGATTCTTCGTGCGAGTTGGCAAGAAAATCCCTGGAGACAGGCGATTATGATGCTTACCGGCACGTGGTCTATCCGAAGATTGTGGTCGATGTCCGCGAGTGGAGCCCCATCGACCGTTCACAGCCTTTTGGTTACGTCGATGAGGCAGGTCGATACAGTGCGACGATTTCTAAGCCCTATGTCATTCGTGACTATCTGCATGAGCAACTGACGCGACTGACGGAGAATTACCCCTGCGATATCTTCGTGGGTCAATCAGATGTGCGAATTCCGCCGGAGTACATCCGCAATATTGGGGATACTTCAGAAGCGCGCCGGGCGGGTGATGTTGCGGATGCAATTCCGCGTCCCACCTTGGATGAAGTCCACGACGCCATTATTGATGGTGAGTGGGACGCTTTCCACGGCGAAGAAAAGCCGCTATTTCATTTCGGGCCGCAGCGCTTCGATATCGCGTGCGCGCGCATTGAGCATTACACCGGCATTGAAATTGATACGGTGCAAAAGTTCATCCTCTTTACTAACTACGCCATCCACACCACCGAATTCGTGCGCTTTGGTTTAAGCCAGTTAGCTCAGGAAGACTCGCGCTACACGTCGATGGTGCTGCCTACCGGGGAAACGCTGCATTCTGATGATGCGGTCAATGTGGACTGTGAGCAGCTCACGCTGACCTCACGTTTTCAGATGCCACGCTTTGACCTGGTTACCGCCGCGGGTGATGGCATCACCATGATCAATATTGGTGTCGGGCCTTCGAATGCGAAGACCATTACGGACTGCTTGGCTGTCTTGCGTCCAGAAGCCTGGATCATGATTGGCCACTGCGCCGGCTTGGATGGACGCATGCGCATCGGGGACTTAATCCTAGGCAATGCCTATCAGCGTCAAGACAACCTCTTGGATGGATACGTGGGCTCTCATAACCCGATTCCCGCCATCCCTGAGGTGCAGCGCATGCTGGAGGCGTCCGTCGATGAAATTTACGGCACCAATAAAACTCTGATGCGTACTGGCACTGTGCTTTCCACCGATGACCGCAATTGGGAGTGGCGCACGAGCCGGCAGCTATGGGAATGGTTAAAGGCATCCACTGCGGTGGCCGTGGATATGGAATCCTGCACGATTGCTGCCAATGGCTACCGTTACCGCGTTCCCTACGGCACGTTGTTGTCCGTATCGGACTTGCCGCTGCATGCGGTTCCAAAACTTCCGGCACAAGCGCAGGCATTTTATTCGAACTCTAAAGAGGCTCACGTGATGTGTGCAGTGCGCACGGTCGAGCAGCTGGCGGATAACCCGCAGCGGCTGCATACGCGTAAGTTACGCCGGACTATCGGTGAGGTGCCCTTCCGCTAA
- a CDS encoding heme oxygenase (biliverdin-producing): protein MTVTTSQPLSAVLKEATATAHEDAEGSRFMEELLGGKLNTEAVAEFTGQLWFIYEALERAVRAIEDHPLADSIVDRRLERQVSLEADLAGLYGANWRDAIRILPATMRYVSRLEELTGTGDPVPVIAHHYVRYLGDVSGGQVIAARLGAYYDIDPESLNFYDFSAIGKIPPYRSSYRTALDELDLNEEQRENLLEEARMAFGFNSGVFADLAKRHCAQ, encoded by the coding sequence ATGACTGTTACAACCTCGCAGCCATTGTCCGCAGTGCTGAAGGAAGCTACCGCCACCGCGCATGAGGATGCAGAAGGCTCCCGCTTTATGGAGGAGCTGTTGGGCGGAAAGCTCAACACTGAAGCGGTTGCTGAATTTACCGGTCAGTTGTGGTTTATTTACGAAGCTTTGGAACGCGCCGTTCGCGCAATTGAGGACCATCCGCTGGCGGACTCGATTGTTGACCGTCGTCTCGAGCGTCAGGTGTCCCTGGAGGCTGACCTCGCAGGCCTGTACGGTGCGAACTGGCGCGATGCTATCCGTATCCTGCCGGCGACCATGAGGTACGTCTCTCGTTTGGAAGAGCTTACCGGCACCGGCGATCCGGTACCGGTGATCGCTCACCACTATGTGCGCTACCTTGGTGATGTTTCTGGCGGTCAGGTAATCGCTGCTCGGTTGGGTGCCTACTACGACATCGATCCAGAGTCATTGAACTTCTATGACTTCTCCGCTATTGGCAAGATTCCTCCATACCGTTCGAGCTACCGTACGGCCCTGGATGAGCTGGATCTAAATGAGGAACAGCGCGAGAATCTGCTGGAAGAGGCTCGCATGGCTTTCGGCTTCAACTCTGGCGTATTTGCTGATTTGGCTAAGCGGCACTGCGCTCAGTAA
- a CDS encoding ferritin — translation MNEKLITAINNQVTNEHQAAMIYTQLGYEMDDLSFPGMRDWFMAQAEEEREHAQKFADHLLARGYRVELGDITMPSLKAATPLDAFEASYAHEQKVSEDIREIVRIADEVQDLDSRSILNWFMNEQIEEEDTVSEIIDQIKLVGNDGAGLLRIDRGLSSRQPAIDA, via the coding sequence ATGAACGAGAAGCTCATCACCGCAATCAACAACCAGGTCACCAACGAGCACCAGGCTGCAATGATCTACACCCAGCTCGGCTACGAGATGGACGATCTGTCCTTCCCAGGCATGCGTGATTGGTTCATGGCTCAGGCAGAAGAAGAGCGTGAGCACGCTCAGAAGTTCGCTGACCATTTGCTGGCTCGCGGCTACCGCGTTGAGCTCGGTGACATCACCATGCCTTCCCTGAAGGCAGCAACCCCACTCGATGCTTTCGAGGCATCTTACGCTCACGAGCAGAAGGTCTCCGAGGATATTCGCGAGATCGTCCGCATCGCTGACGAAGTTCAGGACTTGGACTCCCGCTCCATCTTGAACTGGTTCATGAATGAGCAGATTGAGGAAGAGGACACTGTTTCTGAAATTATCGACCAGATCAAGCTGGTTGGCAACGACGGCGCTGGCCTGCTACGTATCGACCGGGGCCTATCTTCCCGTCAGCCTGCAATCGACGCATAA